A part of Variovorax sp. HW608 genomic DNA contains:
- the rpoD gene encoding RNA polymerase sigma factor RpoD, protein MPSSKKPAVSAAKKPAAEEKPLKKAALPATKTGAAASKASAATKVKTVPTKSTTTDETTTKPAAKKVGRPPKAAGTTTGAKRGRKPKAAAASTEASDIDLSDIEDDLAGDEPAAATTEEKAKPLRMKISKAKERALMKEFGLDETVLSEEDLAKRRSRLKTLITLGKTRGYLTHGEISDHLPDKLVDAETMEVVVTMLNDMGVAVYEQTPDAETLLLNNTAPTATTVEEAEEEAEAALSTVDSEFGRTTDPVRMYMREMGTVELLTREGEIEIAKRIEGGLMSMMEAISASPATIAEILRLAEDIREGKVVISTIVDGFSNPNEADDYVAEEDFDEFDEEDDDDGKGGSKALTKKLEELKNEALTRFDRIAGLFEKIHKIYDKEGYGTPSYQKAQHALSEELMTIRFTARTIEKLCDLVRTQVDDVRKKERELRRIIVDKCGFPQEDFIRDFSGYDKNGNRVASNLLNLSWVEKQAAAGKAWSAVLQRNIPPVQELQQRLADIQARVVVPLAELKDINKRMNEGESSSRDAKKEMIEANLRLVISIAKKYTNRGLQFLDLIQEGNIGLMKAVDKFEYRRGYKFSTYATWWIRQAITRSIADQARTIRIPVHMIETINKMNRISRQHLQEFGFEPDAGILAAKMEIPEDKIRKIMKIAKEPISMETPIGDDDDSHLGDFIEDSSNTAPIEAAMQAGLRDVVKDILDSLTPREAKVLRMRFGIEMSTDHTLEEVGKQFDVTRERIRQIEAKALRKLKHPSRSDKLRSFIDTL, encoded by the coding sequence ATGCCCAGTTCGAAGAAGCCTGCCGTCTCCGCCGCCAAGAAGCCCGCAGCAGAAGAGAAGCCGTTGAAGAAAGCCGCGCTGCCGGCAACCAAGACCGGCGCCGCCGCGTCCAAGGCGTCTGCAGCTACGAAAGTGAAAACCGTGCCCACCAAATCGACCACCACCGACGAAACCACGACGAAGCCTGCCGCCAAGAAGGTTGGCCGTCCTCCCAAGGCAGCCGGCACGACGACCGGCGCCAAGCGGGGCCGCAAGCCGAAGGCGGCAGCAGCAAGCACCGAGGCCAGCGACATCGACCTGTCCGACATCGAGGACGATCTGGCCGGTGACGAGCCGGCGGCCGCGACGACCGAGGAAAAGGCCAAGCCGCTGCGCATGAAGATCAGCAAGGCGAAGGAACGCGCCTTGATGAAGGAATTCGGCCTCGACGAAACCGTCCTGTCCGAGGAAGACCTGGCCAAGCGCCGCTCGCGCCTGAAGACCCTGATCACCCTGGGCAAGACCCGCGGTTACCTCACGCACGGCGAAATCTCCGACCACCTGCCCGACAAGCTGGTCGATGCCGAGACCATGGAAGTCGTGGTCACCATGCTCAACGACATGGGCGTGGCGGTCTACGAGCAGACGCCGGACGCCGAAACCCTGCTGCTGAACAACACCGCGCCCACGGCCACCACGGTCGAGGAAGCGGAAGAAGAAGCCGAAGCCGCCCTGTCGACGGTGGACAGCGAATTCGGCCGCACCACCGACCCGGTGCGCATGTACATGCGCGAAATGGGCACGGTCGAGCTGCTCACCCGCGAAGGCGAAATCGAGATCGCCAAGCGCATCGAGGGCGGCCTGATGTCCATGATGGAAGCCATTTCGGCTTCGCCCGCCACGATCGCCGAGATCCTGCGCCTGGCCGAGGACATCCGTGAAGGCAAGGTCGTCATCTCGACCATCGTCGACGGCTTCTCGAACCCCAACGAGGCCGACGACTACGTGGCCGAGGAAGACTTCGACGAGTTCGACGAGGAAGACGACGACGACGGCAAGGGCGGCTCCAAGGCGCTCACCAAGAAGCTCGAGGAACTCAAGAACGAGGCCCTCACCCGCTTCGACCGCATCGCCGGCCTGTTCGAGAAGATCCACAAGATCTACGACAAGGAAGGCTACGGCACGCCGTCCTACCAGAAGGCGCAGCACGCGCTGTCCGAGGAGCTGATGACCATCCGCTTCACGGCCCGCACCATCGAGAAGCTGTGCGACCTGGTGCGCACGCAGGTGGACGACGTGCGCAAGAAGGAGCGCGAACTGCGCCGCATCATCGTGGACAAGTGCGGCTTCCCGCAGGAAGACTTCATCCGCGACTTCAGCGGCTACGACAAGAACGGCAACCGCGTGGCTTCGAACCTGCTCAACCTGAGCTGGGTCGAGAAGCAGGCCGCTGCCGGCAAGGCGTGGAGCGCGGTGCTCCAGCGCAACATCCCGCCGGTGCAGGAACTGCAGCAGCGCCTGGCCGACATCCAGGCCCGCGTGGTGGTGCCGCTGGCCGAGCTGAAGGACATCAACAAGCGCATGAACGAAGGCGAATCGTCTTCGCGTGACGCCAAGAAGGAAATGATCGAGGCCAACCTGCGTCTCGTCATCTCCATCGCCAAGAAGTACACCAACCGCGGCCTGCAGTTCCTCGATTTGATCCAGGAAGGCAACATCGGCCTGATGAAGGCGGTCGACAAGTTCGAATACCGCCGCGGCTACAAATTCTCGACCTACGCGACGTGGTGGATCCGCCAGGCGATCACCCGCTCGATCGCCGACCAGGCGCGCACCATCCGCATCCCGGTGCACATGATCGAGACCATCAACAAGATGAACCGCATCAGCCGCCAGCACCTGCAGGAGTTCGGCTTCGAGCCCGATGCCGGCATCCTGGCCGCGAAGATGGAGATCCCCGAGGACAAGATCCGCAAGATCATGAAGATCGCGAAGGAGCCGATCTCGATGGAAACCCCCATCGGCGACGACGACGATTCGCACCTGGGCGACTTCATCGAGGACAGCAGCAACACGGCGCCGATCGAGGCCGCGATGCAGGCGGGCCTGCGCGACGTGGTCAAGGACATCCTCGACAGCCTCACGCCGCGCGAAGCCAAGGTGCTGCGCATGCGCTTCGGCATCGAGATGTCGACCGACCACACGCTGGAAGAAGTCGGCAAGCAGTTCGACGTCACGCGCGAGCGCATCCGCCAGATCGAGGCCAAGGCGCTGCGCAAGCTGAAGCACCCGAGCCGTTCGGACAAGCTGCGGAGCTTTATTGATACCCTCTGA
- a CDS encoding multidrug effflux MFS transporter, translating into MNPDAHKIWRAPRWALAVLLAVLGMLGPFSIDTYIPAFSGIARSIGASPVEMQQTLSAYLFGFAFMNLFHGALSDSFGRRPVVLWGLAVFTVASLGCALAQTIGWLVFFRALQGLSTGAGIVVSRAVIRDMFPPAEAQRVMSQVTIYFGIAPAIAPVVGGFLFVNLGWHSIFWFLVAVGVVLWTANYKLLPETLHPSHRQPFEVRHLLRGYWDLCSDPRFLLLALASGVPFNGMFLYVLAAPAFLGEHLGLAPTQFFWFFMLTIGGIMLGAWASGRMAGRVAPKRQIRDGFVIMLATSLVNVAANALFTPHAGWALWPLAVFAFGWALMVPVVTLLVLDLHPERRGMASSLQAVIGSTANGVVAGMVAPLVMHSTLALACTSILMLGIGLVAWVWLHRRWPAIGRLVAKEAS; encoded by the coding sequence ATGAATCCCGACGCGCACAAGATCTGGCGCGCGCCCCGCTGGGCGCTGGCGGTGCTGCTGGCGGTGCTGGGCATGCTCGGGCCGTTCTCGATCGACACCTACATCCCCGCCTTCTCCGGCATCGCGCGCTCGATCGGCGCCTCGCCGGTGGAGATGCAGCAGACGCTCTCGGCCTACCTGTTCGGCTTCGCGTTCATGAACCTGTTCCATGGCGCGCTGTCGGACAGCTTCGGCCGGCGGCCGGTGGTGCTCTGGGGGCTGGCGGTGTTCACGGTCGCATCGCTGGGCTGCGCCCTCGCGCAGACCATCGGCTGGCTGGTGTTCTTCCGTGCGCTGCAGGGCCTGTCGACCGGCGCGGGCATCGTGGTCTCGCGCGCGGTGATCCGCGACATGTTCCCGCCGGCGGAGGCGCAGCGGGTGATGAGCCAGGTCACGATCTACTTCGGCATCGCGCCCGCCATCGCGCCGGTCGTGGGCGGGTTCCTGTTCGTGAACCTGGGCTGGCACAGCATCTTCTGGTTCCTGGTCGCGGTGGGCGTGGTGCTGTGGACCGCCAACTACAAGCTGCTGCCGGAGACGCTGCACCCGAGCCACCGCCAGCCCTTCGAGGTGCGGCACCTGCTGCGGGGATACTGGGACCTCTGCTCCGATCCGCGCTTCCTGCTGCTGGCGCTCGCGAGCGGGGTGCCGTTCAACGGCATGTTCCTCTACGTGCTGGCGGCGCCGGCCTTCCTCGGCGAACACCTCGGGCTCGCGCCGACCCAGTTCTTCTGGTTCTTCATGCTCACCATCGGCGGGATCATGCTCGGCGCCTGGGCCAGCGGGCGCATGGCCGGCAGGGTGGCGCCGAAGCGGCAGATCCGCGACGGCTTCGTGATCATGCTGGCGACCTCGCTCGTCAACGTGGCCGCCAACGCCCTCTTCACGCCGCACGCCGGCTGGGCCCTGTGGCCGCTGGCGGTGTTCGCCTTCGGCTGGGCGCTCATGGTCCCGGTCGTGACGCTGCTGGTGCTCGACCTGCACCCCGAGCGCCGCGGCATGGCGTCTTCATTGCAGGCCGTGATCGGCTCGACGGCCAACGGCGTCGTCGCGGGCATGGTGGCGCCGCTGGTGATGCATTCCACGCTGGCGCTGGCCTGCACCTCGATCCTCATGCTGGGCATCGGGCTCGTGGCCTGGGTCTGGCTGCACCGGCGCTGGCCGGC